One segment of Deltaproteobacteria bacterium DNA contains the following:
- a CDS encoding methylated-DNA--[protein]-cysteine S-methyltransferase — translation MTASGDRIVRAEFVRYTDSERDSTEPVLRLARDQIRAYFDGSLRTFELPLEPAGSEFAKSVWREAVSIGYGEIRTYGEIAAAVGSPQAAIAVGAANGANPIALIIPCHRVIGAGGDLRGYAYGLDLKRRLLDFEGARSFSRNSTRTQQLF, via the coding sequence GTGACCGCCTCGGGCGACCGGATCGTGCGGGCCGAATTCGTCCGATATACGGACAGCGAACGGGATTCCACGGAGCCCGTTCTCCGTCTGGCGCGCGACCAGATTCGCGCTTACTTCGACGGGTCGCTACGCACCTTCGAGTTGCCGCTGGAGCCGGCGGGTTCGGAATTCGCCAAGTCGGTGTGGCGCGAGGCGGTGTCGATTGGGTACGGCGAAATCCGGACGTACGGAGAGATCGCCGCAGCCGTCGGGTCGCCGCAGGCAGCCATTGCCGTGGGGGCGGCCAACGGCGCGAATCCGATCGCCCTCATCATCCCATGCCATCGCGTGATTGGAGCGGGTGGCGATCTGCGAGGTTACGCCTACGGACTCGACCTGAAACGACGCCTGCTCGACTTCGAGGGCGCGAGGTCGTTCAGCCGGAACTCGACGCGAACGCAGCAGCTTTTCTGA